One stretch of Filifactor alocis ATCC 35896 DNA includes these proteins:
- a CDS encoding trimeric intracellular cation channel family protein encodes MFLFVLEIMGSIAFAISGAMVAIKKEFDLLGVIVLGITTSIGGGIIRDVILGITPPKTFQNSIYAKVSIVSSVIVFLFVYINRSNMMKREIKVLYEKLLLISDTIGLGVFTVVGINIAYSQLEEPNTFLFIFVGVLTGVGGGLCRDMMAGNKPYIFVKHIYASASIAGALTTVYLWEVTNKNIAMMCGIAVVSIIRFLAAHFEWNLPKIKRTEENNNRMMIQK; translated from the coding sequence ATGTTTTTATTTGTATTAGAAATTATGGGAAGTATTGCATTTGCCATTTCGGGTGCAATGGTAGCAATCAAAAAAGAATTTGACCTGCTTGGAGTCATTGTACTGGGGATTACCACCTCTATCGGAGGAGGTATTATTCGTGATGTGATTTTGGGAATTACGCCACCCAAAACATTTCAAAATTCAATTTATGCAAAAGTTTCTATCGTATCTTCCGTCATCGTATTCCTTTTTGTATATATCAATCGAAGTAATATGATGAAACGGGAAATTAAAGTGCTGTATGAAAAACTACTTTTGATATCCGATACAATAGGATTGGGAGTATTTACAGTGGTTGGAATTAACATCGCATACAGTCAGTTGGAAGAGCCGAATACATTCCTATTCATTTTTGTAGGAGTTCTGACCGGAGTAGGAGGGGGACTGTGCAGAGATATGATGGCGGGAAACAAGCCGTATATCTTTGTGAAACATATCTACGCCAGTGCATCTATCGCCGGTGCGCTTACGACGGTATATCTTTGGGAAGTCACCAATAAAAATATTGCGATGATGTGTGGAATAGCAGTTGTTTCCATCATACGATTTCTTGCAGCACATTTTGAGTGGAATCTACCTAAGATAAAGAGAACAGAAGAGAACAATAATAGAATGATGATTCAGAAGTGA
- a CDS encoding APC family permease — protein MSENKFKKELGLFQVIAMAAGGMIAAWMVEIKLWFELSGVGSSVALITCAILVLSLCLIYAELTGMLPYAGGANIWISNSFGWNSGWLCFWCVMLLYIMAMPTVSYGIASMLGYLFPVTFLQVKIIAAVILLVWFILTNFEIKFLARIQNVLFWSTLVISILASITFIGSEQWSINTLKPIFPKGFSGYSAAVGLLVMKFVGFDLIPQLSEETNFPRKRLVVAFIGSLFLTVLIYCLAVIGVGGIVSQQWVAETDVVDPRVADIIGKHWLGVVLVVMGTGTCLTTLSGFWLSASRTLYGAAKQRQFPIVFAKINKNGQPHIANILVGVTSVYFTVFAPETWVNYIYTIYGIAAGLVYLMVVLSFLKLRKKQPNWERPFYVKHANIVATVGVLFCIWILIASVMAMEVGAWLTLLGYAVIGIGFWLYARYKQKSEPDVWKPFIINPENTPINSK, from the coding sequence ATGAGCGAAAATAAATTCAAGAAAGAATTAGGACTATTTCAGGTTATTGCAATGGCTGCGGGAGGAATGATCGCAGCATGGATGGTAGAGATTAAATTATGGTTTGAACTGAGCGGTGTAGGTTCTTCGGTAGCTTTGATTACTTGTGCCATACTTGTTTTATCCTTGTGTTTGATTTATGCTGAGTTGACAGGTATGTTGCCTTATGCCGGAGGAGCTAATATTTGGATATCGAATTCCTTCGGATGGAATTCGGGTTGGCTGTGTTTTTGGTGTGTAATGCTTTTGTACATTATGGCAATGCCTACTGTATCTTATGGGATAGCGAGTATGTTGGGATACTTGTTTCCGGTAACATTTTTGCAGGTTAAAATTATTGCGGCAGTGATTCTTTTAGTTTGGTTTATCTTGACGAATTTTGAAATCAAGTTTTTAGCAAGAATTCAAAATGTATTATTTTGGTCCACACTGGTCATTTCTATTTTAGCTTCAATAACATTCATCGGGAGTGAGCAATGGAGCATAAATACACTGAAACCTATATTTCCAAAAGGTTTCAGTGGATATAGTGCTGCGGTAGGGCTTTTGGTCATGAAGTTTGTAGGATTTGATTTGATTCCCCAATTATCGGAAGAAACGAATTTTCCAAGAAAAAGGCTTGTAGTAGCTTTTATTGGTTCTTTGTTTCTGACAGTTTTGATCTATTGTCTTGCGGTAATTGGAGTAGGAGGGATTGTTAGTCAGCAATGGGTAGCTGAAACTGATGTTGTAGATCCAAGGGTTGCAGATATCATAGGAAAACACTGGTTAGGAGTAGTCCTCGTGGTTATGGGAACAGGAACTTGCTTAACTACCTTGTCAGGTTTTTGGCTTTCGGCTTCACGTACATTATATGGAGCTGCGAAGCAAAGACAGTTTCCCATTGTATTTGCAAAGATAAATAAAAATGGTCAGCCCCATATAGCGAATATTCTTGTAGGTGTAACATCGGTTTATTTCACCGTTTTTGCACCAGAAACTTGGGTAAATTATATTTATACAATATATGGAATTGCAGCAGGATTGGTTTACTTGATGGTTGTGTTGAGCTTTTTGAAGTTGAGAAAAAAACAACCTAACTGGGAAAGACCATTTTACGTTAAGCATGCGAATATTGTTGCTACTGTCGGAGTTTTGTTTTGCATTTGGATTTTGATTGCTTCTGTAATGGCTATGGAGGTAGGAGCTTGGCTTACATTATTGGGATATGCTGTCATAGGCATAGGATTTTGGCTATATGCAAGATATAAACAGAAGTCAGAGCCTGATGTGTGGAAGCCGTTTATCATTAATCCAGAAAATACACCTATAAATAGCAAATAA
- a CDS encoding cysteine hydrolase family protein: MKLNRKFLSFYYDGVEEFPDYVIEPKKTMLLIVDLQNEFCLRDFGEALGFKEAGDWERWEPHYDRLEKVVIPNSRKILDFFRENGLPVSFGRIACLREDGEDRSPVQKTEGWNGMLLHVDSYAAEMVKELTPQKNEIVVNKTTDSVTTGTNYLQLLQNMGITTVVVCGIVTDQCVASTVRGLADAGYQVITIDDACAAPDMQLHDTELKIMNIIYTYVMEAKDIIKLIKEKL, translated from the coding sequence ATGAAACTTAATCGTAAATTTTTATCTTTCTATTATGATGGGGTTGAAGAGTTTCCTGACTATGTTATTGAACCAAAAAAAACAATGTTACTTATTGTCGATCTTCAAAATGAATTTTGTTTAAGGGATTTTGGAGAAGCACTTGGATTTAAAGAAGCAGGGGATTGGGAACGGTGGGAACCCCACTATGACAGATTGGAGAAGGTTGTAATACCAAATTCGAGAAAGATTTTGGATTTTTTTAGAGAGAACGGTTTGCCTGTCAGCTTTGGAAGAATAGCTTGTTTGCGTGAAGATGGGGAGGATCGTTCCCCTGTTCAGAAGACTGAAGGATGGAATGGTATGCTTCTTCATGTAGATAGTTATGCTGCGGAGATGGTTAAGGAATTAACACCTCAAAAAAATGAAATTGTTGTAAACAAGACAACAGATAGTGTTACGACAGGAACAAACTATTTACAATTACTACAAAATATGGGAATTACAACAGTGGTAGTGTGTGGAATTGTAACGGATCAGTGTGTAGCCTCTACGGTAAGAGGTTTGGCTGATGCAGGATATCAAGTCATTACGATAGATGATGCCTGTGCAGCTCCAGATATGCAATTGCATGACACAGAACTGAAAATTATGAATATTATTTATACCTATGTAATGGAAGCAAAGGATATAATCAAACTGATAAAAGAAAAGCTATAG
- the radC gene encoding RadC family protein yields the protein MSDLRMRDISLDEKPREKMMKLGVSALSNVELLAIILDTGSSDKSVLDLSQEVLSLSKGLSGIRSLSINDFLSIKGIGPAKTGRILASLELSSRIAKQESEDLFQIDSAVSVANLFMEELRYLKREVFKVLFLDTKNKIICDRDISVGSLNASIVHPREVFKEALLYSSNKIFLIHNHPSGDTEPSREDILITERLKKAGELLGVEVLDHIIIGNGKYSSLRECGYL from the coding sequence ATGTCAGATTTAAGAATGAGAGATATTTCTTTAGATGAGAAACCAAGAGAAAAAATGATGAAGTTGGGCGTTTCCGCTTTGTCTAATGTAGAATTATTGGCAATTATTTTGGACACAGGTTCATCTGACAAATCGGTATTGGATTTATCACAGGAAGTTTTATCTTTGTCGAAAGGGCTTTCCGGAATACGAAGTCTTTCCATAAACGATTTTCTCTCAATTAAAGGAATAGGTCCTGCAAAGACAGGTAGGATCTTAGCTTCATTGGAGCTAAGCAGTAGGATAGCAAAACAAGAATCCGAAGATTTGTTTCAGATTGATAGTGCGGTTTCTGTTGCAAATCTGTTTATGGAAGAATTGAGATACTTAAAGAGAGAGGTGTTCAAAGTTTTGTTCTTGGACACAAAGAACAAAATCATCTGTGATAGAGATATTTCCGTAGGCTCTCTTAATGCATCCATTGTTCATCCTAGAGAAGTGTTTAAGGAGGCACTTTTGTATAGTTCAAATAAAATATTTTTGATTCACAATCATCCTTCCGGAGATACGGAGCCAAGTAGAGAAGATATTTTGATTACCGAGCGTTTGAAAAAAGCAGGAGAGTTGTTAGGTGTGGAAGTGTTGGATCATATTATTATCGGAAACGGAAAATACAGTAGTTTAAGAGAGTGTGGATACTTATAA
- the mreC gene encoding rod shape-determining protein MreC yields MITLFLLNSINGNFGSENRVLSFYATSSKLITSSSNKIKFVLGSKGKSSEEEIELLKAKNEELKSQLIENMITKSDLEELKNLKSSLNYVSNNENSEYISTSIVYKNDGNFFTSFVIDAGKNFGVQKDSIVIGQNGLVGIIFEVNEKYSKGMSILDSDISVSFQALRNKEVAGIASQNIIMNINDDFSGYLKGYLFDKEASVFTGDILVTSGLGLYPAGIQIGEVEGVVEDKSNLLQYIKIKPYVNFKTIDKVIVINPRVLH; encoded by the coding sequence TTGATAACATTGTTTTTGTTAAACTCAATTAACGGAAATTTCGGTTCGGAAAACAGGGTTCTTTCGTTCTATGCAACATCTTCAAAACTAATAACTTCAAGCAGTAATAAAATAAAGTTTGTTTTGGGTTCTAAGGGAAAAAGCTCTGAAGAAGAAATTGAATTGTTGAAAGCAAAGAATGAAGAATTGAAATCGCAATTGATTGAAAATATGATTACAAAGTCAGATTTGGAAGAGCTGAAGAATTTGAAATCAAGTTTGAATTATGTTTCAAACAATGAAAATTCAGAGTATATTTCGACATCGATTGTTTATAAAAATGATGGAAATTTTTTCACTTCCTTTGTTATAGATGCAGGTAAAAATTTCGGTGTTCAAAAAGACAGCATTGTGATTGGGCAAAACGGATTAGTGGGAATTATTTTTGAAGTCAATGAAAAATATTCCAAAGGAATGTCTATTTTGGATTCGGATATTTCCGTTAGTTTCCAAGCGTTGCGAAACAAGGAGGTAGCAGGAATTGCAAGTCAAAACATCATTATGAATATAAATGATGATTTTTCGGGATACTTAAAGGGATATTTATTTGATAAGGAAGCAAGTGTTTTTACCGGAGATATTCTGGTAACTTCCGGGTTAGGACTCTATCCTGCCGGAATCCAAATCGGAGAGGTAGAAGGAGTGGTTGAAGACAAATCAAATCTTTTACAATATATCAAAATTAAACCTTATGTTAATTTTAAGACAATTGACAAGGTAATTGTAATCAACCCGAGAGTGTTGCATTAG
- a CDS encoding rod shape-determining protein MreD, with translation MKNVIYILFGFFILLLELILFNRVSLFVISANILIIYIATLSIFTSLDRVLFVSLFLGLGKDFVFERIFGLNAMILIILGILFGNLKGSIYKEKWTIPIFLSGISSVIYMLIYSLFYRMYLGRAYSFLYSIKMLGAFLFVEIVVSLVIYYPLRKIVQIVEDRW, from the coding sequence ATGAAGAATGTAATATATATATTATTTGGATTTTTTATATTGCTATTGGAACTGATTTTGTTCAATAGGGTATCTTTATTTGTAATCAGTGCCAATATTCTTATTATTTACATTGCAACACTATCTATTTTTACAAGTTTGGATAGAGTATTATTTGTATCTTTGTTTCTTGGATTGGGAAAAGACTTTGTTTTTGAAAGAATATTTGGATTAAATGCGATGATTCTTATTATATTAGGAATTCTGTTCGGGAATTTAAAAGGGAGTATTTATAAAGAAAAATGGACAATTCCTATTTTTTTATCAGGTATTTCATCTGTTATTTATATGCTTATCTATTCATTATTCTATAGAATGTATTTGGGAAGAGCTTATTCTTTTTTGTATTCCATTAAAATGTTAGGAGCATTTCTTTTTGTTGAAATTGTAGTCAGTTTAGTAATATACTATCCTCTTCGTAAGATAGTGCAAATTGTGGAAGATAGATGGTGA